CGAGGCTAAAATGAAATATGGCTTCGACATTAAAAGCCGTTTGGGGGTTGTTGAAACAATCTGTAAATAATTTCATCAATGATAATGCCCAGCGGTTGGGAGCGGCGTTATCTTATTATACGGTGCTGGCATTGCCGCCGTTATTTGTGATTCTGTTCTTTGTGGCCGGCCTCGTCCTTCGCCACCACGATGTTCAAAAGGATGTTTTCAATCAGGTGGGCGGACTTATTGGCAAGCAGGGAGGGGAAGCGATTAAAAGCATCATGGCCAATCCGCAACAACAGCAGAAGGGATTTGTCGCGAGTGCCATTGCCATCGGCGCGCTGCTGGTGACAAGCACGGGACTTTTTTTGGAATTGCAGAATGCGTTGAACTCCATTTGGGGTGTTAGAGAAAAGCCCGGCCAGGGCGTCACGGGTTTCATTAAGAATCGACTGCTATCTTTTGGCATGATCGTCATCATAGGATTTTTACTGCTGGTATCCATGGTGGTGAGCACCGCGCTGACCGCTTTAAACAAGTATTTCGCCGGCCTGGTGCCGGACCTGCATATTCTTTGGCAGATATTGAACGTGGTGGTGTCATTTGGGGTGATTACAGTTCTATTCGCGATGCTGTTCAAAGTGCTGCCGGATGTGAAGATTGCCTGGAAAGATGTTTGGATTGGGGCTGCGATCACGGCATTCCTCTTCACGCTGGGAAAGTTTGGGTTGGGATTATATCTCGGCAAGAGCGCGACAGCTTCGGCCTATGGCGCTGCGGGTTCGCTGGTGATCATTTTGTTATGGGTTTACTATTCGGCGCAAATTTTGTTTTTCGGGGCGGAAGTTACGCAGGCATACGCCTGCCGGTTTGGAGAAAAGATGGAGCCGGTGGCCCACGCGGAATGGATTGAGCAGGGGAATCAGAAGGATAAAACCGCAGGCGCCGCGCCGCATAAAGCTGAAGCTGAGGAGGAGCCTGAGCATCCGCAGGTCAATCGTGTGGAGAAACAGAAGCAGATCGTGAAGAATATTTCCCGACGTGTCGATTCCTGGCATGACCTGCAGAAATAACAGTGCTTTTATGAGGAGCGTACGGTTCTCAGCTTCCAAGGAACAGAGGAATAAAACATTGAGAGCGAAAAGGTGCTGCAGGAGAAAAGCCGGGAGCAGTTGGTGCTCATTCGAAAAGTAAAAGCCGCCGTTCGGAAACCGAAAGGCGGCTTTGATTTTCCAGCCGGA
This DNA window, taken from Pedosphaera parvula Ellin514, encodes the following:
- a CDS encoding YihY/virulence factor BrkB family protein, which gives rise to MASTLKAVWGLLKQSVNNFINDNAQRLGAALSYYTVLALPPLFVILFFVAGLVLRHHDVQKDVFNQVGGLIGKQGGEAIKSIMANPQQQQKGFVASAIAIGALLVTSTGLFLELQNALNSIWGVREKPGQGVTGFIKNRLLSFGMIVIIGFLLLVSMVVSTALTALNKYFAGLVPDLHILWQILNVVVSFGVITVLFAMLFKVLPDVKIAWKDVWIGAAITAFLFTLGKFGLGLYLGKSATASAYGAAGSLVIILLWVYYSAQILFFGAEVTQAYACRFGEKMEPVAHAEWIEQGNQKDKTAGAAPHKAEAEEEPEHPQVNRVEKQKQIVKNISRRVDSWHDLQK